The following proteins come from a genomic window of Oscillatoria sp. FACHB-1407:
- a CDS encoding proline--tRNA ligase, with product MRLSQMLFVTLREDPAEAEIPSHKLLLRAGYIRRIASGVYAYLPFMWRVLQKVSQIVREEMNATGAQEVLLPALQPSELWKESGRWDTYTKAEGIMFALVDRQQREMSLGPTHEEVITAIARDMIRSYRQLPMHLYQIQTKFRDEIRSRFGLMRGREFIMKDGYSFHVSEDSLKETYADMDRAYRRMFTRCGLRFLPVEADSGAIGGSGSQEFMVLAEAGEDEVLYTEDGNYSANTEKAVSLPPDAEPSAFTTFEKLDTPNTPTIETLAKFLKCSPTQIVKNVLYQATYDNGMNVLVLVSIRGDQDVNEVKLTNELVKLGSRFGGKTLLALTVPDAEAQAKWAAKSLPLGYISPGLEDDYISKQNNLHPNFLRLVDKTAVNLKNFVTGSNESGFHVVGANWGTQYPLPADVVDVRKARPGDRAIHDPNQVLQSARGIEVGHIFQLGTKYSAALGATFTNEQGEEKPLVMGCYGVGVSRLAQSAVEQSHDKDGIIWPPAIAPYHAIVVIPNVNDAAQVAAAEKLYTELNQAGIETLLDDRDERAGVKFKDADLVGIPYRVVTGRSLQQGKVEVVKRANHESQEIALEEVVSTLKQWVTDALNNV from the coding sequence ATGCGATTGTCCCAAATGCTATTTGTGACACTGCGAGAAGACCCGGCAGAGGCTGAGATTCCCAGCCACAAGCTGTTGTTGCGAGCGGGCTATATTCGGCGGATTGCCAGTGGAGTCTATGCTTATCTACCGTTTATGTGGCGCGTGTTGCAAAAAGTCTCGCAGATCGTGCGTGAGGAGATGAACGCCACAGGTGCTCAGGAAGTATTGTTGCCTGCGCTGCAACCCTCGGAACTGTGGAAGGAGTCCGGACGGTGGGACACCTACACCAAAGCAGAAGGCATTATGTTCGCCTTGGTCGATCGCCAACAACGCGAGATGAGCCTGGGACCAACACACGAAGAGGTGATCACTGCGATCGCCCGTGACATGATCCGCTCTTATCGTCAGTTGCCGATGCATCTATATCAGATTCAGACCAAGTTTCGCGATGAGATTCGCTCCCGGTTTGGCTTGATGCGAGGCCGCGAGTTCATTATGAAAGATGGCTATTCCTTTCATGTCAGCGAAGATAGCTTGAAGGAAACCTATGCCGATATGGATCGTGCCTATCGTCGCATGTTTACCCGCTGTGGATTGCGGTTTCTTCCTGTAGAGGCAGACTCTGGGGCGATCGGTGGCTCTGGCTCTCAGGAATTCATGGTGCTGGCAGAGGCAGGCGAAGACGAAGTTCTCTACACCGAAGATGGCAATTACTCAGCTAATACTGAGAAAGCGGTGTCCCTGCCACCCGATGCTGAACCCTCAGCTTTTACGACGTTTGAGAAGCTCGATACTCCTAACACACCAACCATTGAGACGCTAGCTAAGTTTCTCAAATGCTCCCCCACGCAGATTGTCAAAAATGTCCTGTATCAAGCGACCTATGACAACGGCATGAATGTGCTGGTTTTGGTCAGCATTCGCGGCGATCAGGATGTCAATGAGGTTAAGCTGACGAACGAGTTAGTCAAACTGGGAAGCCGTTTTGGCGGTAAAACTCTGTTAGCCTTGACCGTGCCGGATGCTGAAGCGCAAGCCAAATGGGCAGCCAAATCCTTGCCGTTGGGCTACATCTCCCCTGGTTTAGAGGATGACTACATTAGCAAGCAAAACAACTTGCATCCCAACTTTTTGCGCTTAGTCGATAAAACCGCTGTTAACCTGAAGAACTTTGTCACCGGGTCAAACGAGTCCGGCTTTCACGTCGTCGGAGCCAATTGGGGCACTCAGTATCCCCTACCTGCCGATGTGGTGGATGTCCGTAAAGCCAGACCGGGCGATCGCGCCATTCATGACCCCAACCAGGTGCTGCAAAGCGCACGGGGAATTGAAGTGGGTCACATCTTCCAATTAGGCACCAAATATTCCGCTGCGTTAGGGGCGACCTTCACCAATGAACAAGGGGAAGAAAAGCCCCTGGTCATGGGTTGCTATGGAGTCGGTGTGTCTCGTCTGGCGCAATCCGCTGTAGAGCAATCCCACGACAAAGACGGCATTATCTGGCCTCCGGCGATCGCTCCTTACCATGCCATTGTCGTCATTCCCAATGTTAACGATGCGGCTCAAGTCGCTGCCGCTGAGAAACTCTACACTGAGTTGAATCAAGCTGGTATTGAAACCCTGTTGGACGATCGCGATGAACGCGCTGGTGTGAAATTCAAAGATGCCGATCTAGTGGGCATTCCCTACCGTGTGGTGACGGGGCGATCGCTCCAGCAAGGCAAAGTCGAAGTCGTCAAACGCGCCAACCATGAATCTCAAGAGATTGCTCTGGAAGAGGTAGTATCTACACTGAAACAGTGGGTGACGGATGCTTTGAATAACGTGTAG